One Panicum virgatum strain AP13 chromosome 9K, P.virgatum_v5, whole genome shotgun sequence genomic region harbors:
- the LOC120649281 gene encoding zinc finger protein ZAT8-like encodes MTKHPRDAAAGDVTLSLALSLGGLHAGEHGASKRPRRAAGGGGGDGEFVCKTCSRAFASFQALGGHRTSHLRGRHGLALGMPAAAPAAKQQPASKDPKKQQPAASHHQCHVCGLGFEMGQALGGHMRRHREEAAATAQAPPVLLQLFV; translated from the coding sequence ATGACGAAGCACCCgagagacgccgccgccggcgacgtgaCCCTCTCCCTGGCGCTCTCCCTCGGCGGCCTGCACGCCGGCGAACACGGCGCGAGCAagaggccgcgccgcgcggccggcggcggcggcggcgacggcgagttcGTATGCAAGACGTGCAGCCGCGCCTTCGCCTCGTTCCAGGCGCTCGGCGGGCACCGCACCAGCCACCTGCGCGGCCGCCACGGCCTCGCGCTCGGGatgcccgccgcggcgccggcggccaagcAGCAGCCTGCCTCGAAGGACCCCAAGAAGCAGCAGCCTGCTGCCAGCCACCACCAGTGCCACGTCTGCGGGCTCGGATTCGAGATGGGGCAGGCGCTCGGCGGGCACATGCGGCGGCACcgcgaggaggccgccgccacggcacaGGCGCCGCccgtcctcctccagctctttgTGTAG
- the LOC120649282 gene encoding zinc finger protein ZAT5-like, protein MKHPREQQPQEEVSLALALSTADSCTTTSDSSAGAPPAAKRARRRRGPVVATSGEGEFVCKTCGRAFTSFQALGGHRTSHLRGRHGLELGVGAKALRQHKAAGGGGDKQEKQQHQTHECHICGLGFELGQALGGHMRRHREEMGAAEAADAWVWRSVARLPEELEVQSAAAAGPPVLLELFA, encoded by the coding sequence ATGAAGCATCCGAGggagcagcagccgcaggaggaggtgtcgctggcgctggcgctgaGCACGGCGGACTCGTGCACGACGACCTCCGACTCGTCCGCCGGGGCGCCCCCGGCGGCcaagcgcgcgcggcggcggaggggcccgGTGGTGGCCACATCCGGGGAGGGGGAGTTCGTCTGCAAGACCTGCGGCCGCGCCTTCACCTCCTTCCAGGCGCTGGGAGGGCACCGGACCAGCCACCTGCGGGGCCGCCACGGGCTCGAGCTTGGCGTCGGCGCCAAGGCGCTCAGGCAGCacaaggcggccggcggcggcggcgacaagcAGGAGAAGCAGCAGCACCAGACCCACGAGTGCCACATCTGCGGGCTCGGCTTCGAGTTGGGGCAGGCGCTTGGCGGCCACATGAGGAGGCACCGCGAGGAGAtgggcgccgccgaggccgccgacgCATGGGTCTGGCGCAGCGTCGCGCGACTACCGGAGGAGCTCGAGgtccagagcgccgccgccgccggcccgcccgtCTTGCTCGAGCTTTTCGCCTAG